A single Nisaea sp. DNA region contains:
- a CDS encoding ABC transporter permease — MSAVQENTDNGAAGHSQSAVEVETPFRRFVADYMENKIAVFGAISVFVVVLIALFGPLIAPTDPYDLASVTFMDNKLAPGEQMGNGVTAVLGTDGLGRDMVSAMIYGLRISLGVGIGSGIIALLIGVTFGLCAAYFGGKVDTVIMRIVDIQLSFPAILVALVLLATLGKGIDKIIIALVVVQWAYYARTVRGSALVERRREYIEAATCLGLSKRRVIFRHMLPNCLPPLIVVATMQVAHAISLEATLSFLGLGLPVTEPSLGLLIANGFEYIMSGLYWISVYPGLALLFTIVTINLVGDRLRDVLNPRLQK; from the coding sequence ATGAGCGCCGTTCAGGAAAATACAGATAACGGTGCAGCGGGACACAGCCAGTCCGCTGTGGAAGTCGAAACGCCCTTCCGCCGTTTCGTCGCCGATTATATGGAAAACAAGATCGCCGTGTTCGGCGCGATCAGTGTTTTTGTTGTGGTCTTGATAGCGTTATTCGGGCCGCTCATTGCACCGACCGACCCGTATGACCTCGCGTCCGTCACGTTCATGGACAACAAGCTTGCTCCGGGCGAGCAGATGGGGAATGGCGTGACTGCCGTGCTCGGCACCGACGGTCTGGGCAGGGACATGGTGAGTGCCATGATCTACGGATTGCGGATCAGCCTGGGCGTCGGTATCGGCAGCGGTATCATTGCGCTGCTGATCGGCGTGACCTTCGGGCTCTGCGCGGCCTATTTCGGTGGCAAGGTCGACACCGTGATCATGCGCATCGTCGATATACAGCTGAGTTTTCCTGCCATCCTCGTGGCTCTGGTATTACTCGCGACTTTGGGCAAGGGAATCGACAAGATCATCATCGCGCTCGTCGTGGTGCAATGGGCCTATTACGCGCGAACGGTGCGTGGATCGGCTCTGGTTGAGCGTCGGCGTGAGTATATCGAGGCGGCAACTTGTCTAGGCCTGTCCAAGCGTCGTGTCATATTCCGGCACATGCTGCCGAACTGTCTGCCGCCGCTGATCGTGGTCGCCACCATGCAGGTTGCGCATGCGATCTCGCTGGAAGCGACGCTGTCCTTCCTTGGTCTCGGCTTGCCGGTGACGGAACCGTCGCTGGGCTTGCTGATTGCGAACGGGTTTGAGTACATCATGAGCGGTTTATACTGGATCAGCGTCTATCCGGGGCTGGCCCTGCTGTTCACGATCGTTACGATCAATCTCGTCGGCGACCGTCTGCGCGACGTTCTCAATCCCCGTCTTCAGAAGTAG
- a CDS encoding ABC transporter permease, giving the protein MTVFVIRRLLQAALVVLIMSLLVFGGVFLVGDPVEMLVADDADQAEREAIIKSMGLDLPFYIQYLRFIGNALQGDMGNSFVFQESAMHLIAERMPATFELAFAALFIAVVFGIPLGIYAGLNANSWISKTIMTTSILGFSLPTFWVGIMMILFFAVIMGWLPSSGRGETVDVFGIQLSLFTLDGLSHVFLPAVNLALFKLSMVIRLARAGTREVVHQDYIKFARAKGLSDTRIIGVHLFKNIMIPVVTVLGLEFGGLVAFSVVTETVFAWPGMGKLLIDSINFLDRPVIVAYLMFVVVLFVVINLIVDVLYSVLDPRVRLQEMKS; this is encoded by the coding sequence ATGACCGTCTTCGTCATTCGCCGCCTTTTGCAGGCGGCTCTGGTTGTACTTATCATGTCGCTGCTTGTGTTCGGCGGCGTGTTTCTTGTGGGCGACCCCGTCGAGATGCTGGTCGCGGATGACGCGGATCAGGCAGAACGTGAGGCAATCATCAAGTCCATGGGACTGGATTTGCCATTCTACATTCAATATCTGCGCTTCATCGGGAACGCCTTGCAGGGGGACATGGGGAACTCATTCGTGTTCCAGGAGTCCGCGATGCACCTGATCGCAGAGCGTATGCCGGCTACGTTTGAGCTGGCATTTGCCGCGCTTTTCATCGCCGTGGTGTTCGGTATTCCGCTCGGCATCTATGCCGGCTTGAACGCCAATTCCTGGATTTCCAAGACCATCATGACCACCTCGATCCTCGGCTTCAGTCTGCCGACTTTCTGGGTCGGCATCATGATGATCCTGTTCTTTGCTGTGATCATGGGATGGTTGCCATCCTCCGGCCGGGGCGAAACCGTGGATGTCTTCGGTATTCAGTTGAGCTTGTTCACGCTTGACGGCCTGTCACACGTTTTTTTGCCGGCGGTCAATCTCGCGCTTTTCAAACTCTCGATGGTTATTCGCTTGGCCCGTGCTGGAACCAGAGAAGTGGTGCATCAGGATTACATCAAATTTGCCCGGGCCAAAGGGCTCAGCGATACACGGATCATCGGGGTTCATTTGTTCAAGAACATCATGATCCCGGTGGTGACGGTGCTCGGGCTTGAGTTCGGCGGTCTGGTTGCGTTTTCGGTTGTGACCGAAACGGTTTTCGCCTGGCCTGGAATGGGCAAGCTGCTGATCGACTCAATCAATTTCCTCGATCGGCCGGTGATCGTCGCTTATTTGATGTTCGTCGTGGTGCTGTTCGTCGTGATCAACCTCATCGTCGATGTGCTCTATTCGGTGCTCGACCCGCGTGTTCGTCTTCAGGAGATGAAGTCATGA
- a CDS encoding ABC transporter substrate-binding protein: MKALRKLGLAAVALSAMTANVMAADIVIGIRSEPSSMDPYFHNLTPNNAMIGQVFSRLVDFDSKQQIFGSIAESWKTVNDTTWEFKLRKGLKFHDGSDLTVDDVIYSFERADGYEGGNSSFRTYTKGKKLVKVDDLTLHIVTERPYPLMANDMTTVMIMSSEAKGTDSSGKNKGISAKDFNDGTATVGSGPYKFVEWKKGEHIILEKFDGYIGEIAQPWDKVTFKFIKSEPARVAALLAGDVDAIDNVPTIDVERLKKDPRVTLSSGISNRVIYLHLDQFREDSPFVTAKDGSKIKNPLLDPRVRKALSKMINREAIVKRVMEGVAIPAGQLLPEGFFGVSPNLEVEAYDPAGAKKLLAEAGYPDGFALTIHGPNDRYINDAKILEAIGQLFTGNGIPTKVETMTKNIFFKRASSGAEGLPEFSLVLVGWGSGTGEASSPLKSLLATHDKSKGMGASNRGRHSNPKMDAMLLEALATVDDTKRAGLLAKATDMGIGEDQGIIPLHYQVNTWATKKGLKYNPRTDERTLASDYVPE; the protein is encoded by the coding sequence ATGAAGGCACTGCGCAAGCTAGGCCTAGCGGCCGTGGCGTTGTCCGCGATGACCGCAAATGTGATGGCGGCCGATATCGTTATTGGTATCCGGTCCGAGCCGTCCTCAATGGACCCGTATTTCCACAACCTGACACCGAACAACGCTATGATCGGACAGGTGTTTTCTCGTTTGGTCGACTTCGATTCGAAGCAGCAGATTTTTGGCAGCATCGCCGAGTCGTGGAAAACGGTCAACGACACCACTTGGGAATTCAAGCTGCGTAAGGGGTTGAAATTCCACGATGGTTCCGACCTGACGGTTGATGACGTTATTTATTCCTTCGAGCGCGCTGATGGCTATGAAGGCGGCAATTCCAGCTTCCGGACCTACACCAAGGGTAAGAAGCTGGTGAAGGTCGATGATCTGACTTTGCATATCGTCACCGAAAGGCCGTATCCGCTGATGGCAAACGACATGACGACGGTCATGATCATGTCGTCGGAAGCCAAAGGCACGGATAGCTCCGGCAAGAACAAAGGGATCTCGGCGAAGGACTTCAATGACGGCACCGCGACAGTCGGTTCGGGTCCCTACAAGTTCGTTGAATGGAAGAAGGGTGAGCATATCATCCTCGAGAAATTCGATGGATATATCGGCGAGATTGCTCAGCCCTGGGACAAGGTGACCTTCAAGTTTATCAAGTCCGAGCCGGCCCGCGTGGCGGCACTGCTTGCCGGTGATGTTGATGCCATCGACAACGTGCCGACGATTGATGTGGAGCGTCTGAAGAAGGACCCACGGGTTACTCTTAGCTCCGGTATCTCAAACCGCGTGATCTATCTCCACCTGGATCAGTTCCGCGAGGACTCACCTTTTGTGACGGCCAAGGACGGCAGCAAGATTAAAAACCCGCTGCTGGACCCGCGTGTCCGCAAGGCTCTGTCCAAAATGATCAACCGTGAAGCGATCGTGAAGCGGGTGATGGAAGGCGTTGCCATTCCTGCAGGACAGTTGCTGCCGGAAGGATTTTTCGGCGTTTCACCTAATCTCGAGGTCGAAGCCTATGATCCGGCCGGTGCCAAAAAATTGCTGGCGGAAGCGGGCTATCCCGATGGCTTTGCTCTAACCATCCATGGTCCGAACGATCGTTACATCAACGACGCGAAGATCCTGGAAGCGATCGGTCAGCTGTTTACCGGTAATGGTATCCCGACCAAGGTCGAGACCATGACCAAGAACATCTTCTTCAAGCGTGCCTCCTCTGGTGCGGAGGGTCTGCCGGAATTCAGCCTCGTGCTGGTCGGCTGGGGCTCTGGCACCGGTGAGGCGTCCTCGCCGCTGAAGTCGCTTCTCGCAACACACGACAAGTCCAAGGGTATGGGGGCGTCCAACCGCGGCCGTCACTCCAACCCCAAAATGGATGCTATGTTGCTTGAAGCTCTCGCGACGGTGGATGATACCAAGCGCGCTGGACTTCTTGCGAAAGCAACGGACATGGGCATTGGAGAAGATCAGGGCATCATTCCTCTCCACTACCAGGTCAATACTTGGGCCACGAAGAAGGGCCTGAAATACAATCCGCGCACTGACGAGCGTACGCTCGCATCTGACTACGTGCCGGAATAA
- a CDS encoding succinylglutamate desuccinylase/aspartoacylase domain-containing protein, whose product MSDIVRATAPIHYPVEIEAPDISAYRDGNRGVSFFTTFDSGIPGPKVLITALVHGNELCGAIALDHLFQNDVRPRVGSLTLGFCNVAANAEFRADYPAFSRFIDEDFNRVWDLDILDSDTHSLERARAREIRPIVDEADFLLDIHSMQNATEPLVLAGRHEKGPLLAERVGAPGLIVQDAGHASGRRMRDYSFFNDPGDPRSSLLVECGQHWSRAAADVAVDVTYRFLHAMDMIDDDLLERHAGLPTAPAQTVIEITDAITVTTDSFLFHDDYVGMEIIPRAGTEIGLDGDKPIRTPHDNCVLVMPSRRLSLGLTAVRLGRFVE is encoded by the coding sequence ATGTCTGACATCGTCCGGGCAACCGCCCCGATCCACTATCCCGTGGAAATAGAGGCTCCGGACATTTCGGCCTATCGCGATGGCAATCGCGGCGTATCCTTTTTCACCACATTCGACTCCGGCATCCCTGGCCCGAAAGTCCTGATCACCGCCCTCGTCCATGGAAACGAGCTTTGCGGCGCTATTGCATTGGATCACCTGTTCCAGAACGACGTTCGACCACGTGTCGGATCGCTTACGCTCGGTTTTTGCAACGTGGCAGCCAACGCTGAATTCCGGGCTGATTATCCGGCATTCTCGAGATTCATCGATGAGGATTTCAACCGGGTCTGGGATCTCGATATCCTGGATAGCGATACCCATAGTCTTGAACGGGCAAGAGCGCGTGAAATCCGTCCTATCGTGGATGAAGCAGACTTCCTTCTCGACATCCATTCCATGCAGAATGCAACCGAGCCACTTGTCCTGGCCGGACGCCACGAGAAAGGCCCGCTACTCGCCGAGAGGGTCGGCGCACCGGGCCTGATCGTTCAAGATGCGGGCCATGCTTCCGGCCGCAGAATGCGCGATTACAGCTTCTTCAACGATCCCGGGGACCCTCGCAGCTCCCTGCTGGTCGAATGTGGCCAGCATTGGTCCCGCGCCGCCGCCGATGTTGCGGTAGACGTCACCTATCGTTTCCTGCATGCCATGGACATGATCGACGACGATCTGCTGGAGCGCCATGCCGGCCTACCCACAGCCCCAGCGCAAACCGTCATCGAGATCACGGATGCGATCACCGTCACGACGGATTCCTTCTTATTTCACGATGACTATGTCGGCATGGAAATTATCCCGAGGGCGGGGACGGAAATCGGCCTCGACGGGGATAAACCCATACGAACGCCGCACGACAATTGCGTCCTCGTCATGCCATCCCGGCGCCTGAGCCTCGGCCTGACAGCAGTCAGACTCGGTCGATTTGTTGAATAG
- a CDS encoding AbrB family transcriptional regulator, which translates to MNQELTDTKASATPESESTISTSPKENKPGGIQRALLALAIGSAGGFLFAYLKLPLPWMMGAMVATTVCSIAGLNIGLPSTVRMAMVAILGVMLGSAFSPALLDHIGKWAISVTGLLVYGVVALVLVLVFLRRFARYDPVTAYFSSSPGGLNEMVIVGKAMGGDERIIALTHASRILIVVMIIPFMFRMFGDYHPQPGMLPPGSGFDLPMHEWALMAGCAVIGPIIAMRLKLPAAPLLGAMVLSMAVHLTGLSKSAPPSMLIAAAQVVLGTGVGCRFAGTAVSEVLKIIRTSFGASVILLVTAVGAGFLLQDITGLPWYVLVLAYAPGGLAEMSMVALGIGQDVAFVATHHLFRIAFIVILAPIAFRLIRRWF; encoded by the coding sequence GTGAATCAAGAATTGACCGATACCAAGGCGTCCGCCACACCTGAGTCCGAATCCACCATCAGCACCAGTCCGAAAGAAAACAAGCCCGGCGGAATTCAGCGCGCTCTTCTTGCACTCGCCATCGGCAGCGCGGGCGGTTTCCTCTTTGCCTATCTGAAACTGCCCCTGCCCTGGATGATGGGGGCAATGGTCGCGACGACGGTATGCTCTATTGCCGGTCTGAATATAGGCCTGCCGTCCACCGTGCGCATGGCCATGGTCGCCATTCTCGGGGTGATGCTCGGCAGCGCCTTCTCGCCGGCTTTGCTGGACCATATTGGTAAATGGGCCATCTCCGTGACCGGCCTGCTGGTCTACGGCGTCGTTGCTCTGGTTCTGGTCCTGGTCTTTCTTCGGCGCTTTGCCCGGTACGACCCGGTCACCGCCTATTTCTCATCATCTCCCGGCGGCCTGAACGAGATGGTGATCGTCGGCAAGGCCATGGGCGGCGATGAAAGGATCATTGCCCTGACCCATGCCTCCCGCATCCTGATCGTGGTGATGATCATCCCGTTCATGTTCCGGATGTTTGGCGACTACCACCCGCAACCCGGCATGCTACCGCCCGGCTCCGGCTTTGACCTGCCGATGCATGAATGGGCACTGATGGCGGGTTGCGCGGTGATCGGACCGATCATCGCCATGCGTCTAAAGCTACCGGCCGCGCCGCTGCTTGGCGCCATGGTGCTGAGCATGGCCGTCCATTTGACCGGCCTGAGCAAGAGCGCGCCGCCCAGCATGCTCATAGCCGCTGCACAGGTTGTTCTCGGCACCGGCGTCGGCTGCCGCTTCGCCGGCACGGCCGTCAGCGAAGTCCTGAAGATCATCCGCACCTCTTTCGGTGCCTCGGTCATTCTGCTGGTTACCGCCGTTGGCGCCGGTTTCCTGTTGCAGGACATCACCGGCCTGCCCTGGTACGTGCTGGTGCTGGCCTATGCCCCGGGCGGGCTTGCGGAGATGAGCATGGTCGCGCTCGGCATCGGCCAGGATGTGGCGTTCGTTGCCACCCACCATCTGTTCCGCATCGCCTTCATCGTCATCCTGGCGCCAATCGCCTTCCGGCTGATCCGGCGCTGGTTCTAA
- a CDS encoding alpha/beta hydrolase, which yields MSDVSALGPVPTIESTGGTAEFPKMADGVRLRIARFPAPAGKAAGTVLMLAGFTEFIEKGLESIAALRARGYGVITFDWRGQGLSDRLLPHRRKGHIPDMQHFLNDLEEVLRITRFAELPGPHVIMGHSMGGHLALRAAHDHPDLFERAVLCAPMADILTGTWPRMAAYGLAKTMVRLGLGDCFIPGAGPYVPGQMRYENNPLTTDRARFDRIHEQIEINPDVALGGPTFAWVYSAFRSIRLVKRPSYLSRVRIPVLILSAGRERIVSNAGQREVAAILPDARLVSFAEGAHELLLECDAVRHAVWAEIDGFLERRA from the coding sequence ATGTCTGATGTGAGTGCTCTGGGCCCGGTCCCGACCATCGAAAGCACCGGCGGCACCGCCGAGTTTCCAAAGATGGCGGACGGGGTCCGTCTCCGCATTGCCCGGTTTCCTGCTCCAGCGGGGAAGGCGGCGGGGACGGTGCTTATGCTGGCCGGCTTCACCGAGTTCATCGAGAAGGGACTGGAGAGCATTGCGGCCCTCCGTGCCCGTGGTTATGGCGTCATCACGTTCGACTGGCGCGGGCAGGGGCTTTCCGACCGGTTATTGCCGCACCGCCGCAAGGGCCATATCCCCGACATGCAGCACTTTCTCAACGATCTTGAGGAAGTGCTGCGGATAACCCGGTTCGCGGAGTTGCCAGGACCGCACGTCATTATGGGGCATTCCATGGGCGGGCATCTGGCCTTGCGCGCGGCACACGATCATCCGGATCTGTTCGAGCGCGCGGTCCTGTGCGCGCCAATGGCTGACATCCTCACCGGAACCTGGCCGCGAATGGCGGCCTATGGTCTGGCAAAGACGATGGTGCGTCTCGGTCTGGGGGATTGTTTCATCCCCGGCGCGGGGCCTTATGTGCCGGGTCAGATGCGATACGAGAACAATCCGCTGACAACGGACCGCGCCCGCTTCGACCGCATTCATGAGCAGATCGAGATCAACCCGGATGTTGCACTAGGCGGACCTACCTTCGCCTGGGTCTATTCGGCGTTCCGGTCGATCAGGCTGGTGAAGCGTCCATCCTATCTTTCGCGCGTCCGCATCCCGGTGCTGATCCTGAGCGCCGGACGCGAGCGGATCGTCAGCAATGCGGGGCAGCGGGAAGTCGCCGCGATACTGCCGGATGCGCGGCTCGTCAGTTTTGCCGAAGGCGCGCATGAGCTTCTGCTTGAATGCGACGCGGTGCGGCATGCCGTCTGGGCCGAGATCGATGGCTTCCTGGAACGCCGGGCCTGA
- a CDS encoding glutamine synthetase family protein, translated as MSVDLKSWISERRITEVECMVSDHAGIPRGKILPAAKFLDGIGERGLRLPEAIFGQDVTGSYIEEKDLDPRRSDIFLAPQADTIRMVPWYKEPTAQIINDAYYQDGRPVDISPRMVLKKILQLYADKGWRPVVAPELEFFLVKVNPDPDYPLEPPIGRSGRPETARQAFGIDAVNEFDPLFEDIYDYCEAQEIDIDTLSHESGAAQMEINFNHGDALDLADQTFLFKRTVRQAALDHGVYATFMAKPMQDEPGSAMHVHQSLYDVKSGRNLFANEDGSHSEDFLHFIGGLQKYLPAALPFLAPYVNSYRRLIPDSDAPINMHWGVDNRTTGLRVPISKPNERRVENRVAGADVNPYLAMAASLACGYLGLEEKIEPSAPIDTSAYALAAKLPRHLEDALLRLNRAKPLKEIMGQRFVDVFTSVKLAESAAYQKVISAWEREYLLLNV; from the coding sequence ATGTCAGTCGATCTTAAATCCTGGATCAGTGAAAGACGGATAACGGAAGTCGAATGCATGGTTTCCGACCATGCCGGCATCCCTCGCGGCAAGATCCTGCCCGCGGCGAAATTTCTGGACGGGATAGGAGAACGCGGTCTGCGTCTGCCGGAGGCTATCTTCGGTCAGGATGTGACTGGCAGCTATATCGAGGAAAAGGATCTCGATCCTCGGCGCAGCGACATTTTTCTGGCGCCGCAGGCGGATACGATACGGATGGTGCCCTGGTACAAGGAACCGACGGCCCAGATTATCAACGACGCCTATTATCAGGACGGTCGTCCGGTCGATATATCGCCGCGCATGGTGCTGAAAAAGATCCTGCAACTTTATGCGGACAAGGGCTGGCGCCCGGTCGTCGCGCCGGAGCTGGAGTTCTTCCTCGTCAAGGTGAACCCGGACCCTGATTATCCGCTCGAGCCGCCTATCGGCAGGTCCGGCCGTCCGGAGACTGCCCGTCAGGCCTTCGGTATCGACGCGGTGAACGAGTTCGATCCGCTGTTCGAGGATATCTACGACTATTGCGAGGCGCAGGAGATCGATATCGACACGCTGAGCCATGAGTCCGGCGCCGCGCAGATGGAGATCAACTTCAACCACGGCGATGCGCTCGACCTTGCGGATCAGACCTTCCTGTTCAAACGGACCGTCCGGCAGGCGGCGCTGGATCACGGCGTCTACGCCACCTTCATGGCAAAACCCATGCAGGACGAGCCGGGCAGCGCGATGCATGTGCATCAGAGCCTCTACGATGTGAAAAGCGGCCGGAATCTCTTCGCGAACGAAGATGGCAGTCATTCCGAGGACTTCCTGCACTTCATCGGCGGTCTGCAGAAATATCTGCCGGCGGCCCTGCCGTTTCTTGCGCCTTATGTGAATTCTTACCGGCGCCTGATCCCTGATAGCGATGCGCCGATCAACATGCACTGGGGTGTCGATAACAGGACCACTGGTCTGCGGGTGCCGATCTCGAAACCAAACGAGCGACGGGTGGAGAACCGGGTCGCCGGGGCGGACGTCAATCCCTACCTCGCGATGGCCGCCTCTCTGGCCTGTGGTTATCTCGGCTTGGAAGAGAAGATTGAGCCTTCGGCACCGATCGATACAAGCGCCTATGCGCTTGCTGCAAAGCTGCCGCGTCATCTGGAAGACGCTCTGTTGCGGCTGAACCGGGCCAAGCCGCTGAAGGAGATCATGGGGCAGCGCTTCGTCGACGTCTTCACGTCTGTGAAGCTCGCGGAATCAGCGGCCTATCAAAAGGTTATCAGTGCCTGGGAGCGGGAGTACTTGCTCCTCAATGTCTGA
- a CDS encoding FAD-binding oxidoreductase — MTTATYYHAFTSEDERRPQLNGEIDADICIIGGGLTGVSAALHLAERGFNTVLLEAGRIGDGASGRNGGQICMGYSCGMEVFERAAGMDAAQRFWAMADEAIEDIQVRIARHAIKADYRRGYIHAALNNRQERGLEEMAESWSKTYGFTDLKMLNRAETEAATGSQLYCASLLEHGSGHMNPLAYLYGLAQAAQTAGALIFEESRAIAIQKGATVTIETNSGRVKARMLVLAGNAYLDALVPEIRYRVAPVLSAVAATAPLSADQASRILPGEEAVADSNTALNYFRRTVDNRLLFGGLASYSGRPITNAADALRRCMAKVYPELSDVVIDHAWSGKIAITTGRMPDFGRIGSNIYYAQGFSGHGLALTGFAGKIIAEAVAGDAGRLDMFARLPNLRFPGGPARTALLALGMAWFKMRDLLGLSK; from the coding sequence ATGACTACCGCAACCTATTACCACGCATTCACATCCGAGGACGAGCGGCGTCCGCAGCTGAACGGCGAAATCGACGCAGATATTTGCATCATCGGCGGCGGCCTGACCGGTGTCTCGGCAGCCTTGCATCTGGCGGAGCGCGGATTCAACACGGTCCTGCTCGAAGCCGGTCGGATCGGCGACGGTGCCTCGGGCCGCAACGGCGGTCAAATCTGCATGGGCTATAGCTGTGGCATGGAGGTGTTCGAACGTGCCGCCGGAATGGATGCGGCGCAGCGCTTCTGGGCCATGGCCGACGAAGCCATCGAGGATATACAGGTCCGCATCGCCCGCCACGCCATCAAGGCGGATTACCGGCGCGGCTATATTCATGCAGCTCTGAACAACCGGCAGGAGCGCGGCCTCGAGGAGATGGCCGAGTCGTGGTCGAAAACCTACGGCTTCACCGATCTCAAAATGCTGAACCGCGCCGAGACGGAAGCGGCAACCGGCTCACAACTCTACTGCGCATCATTGCTGGAGCACGGCAGCGGGCATATGAACCCGCTTGCCTATCTCTACGGCCTGGCACAAGCCGCTCAGACTGCCGGAGCCCTAATCTTCGAGGAAAGCCGGGCCATCGCCATCCAGAAGGGCGCGACGGTCACAATCGAAACCAATAGCGGCCGGGTCAAAGCGCGAATGCTGGTGCTGGCCGGCAATGCATATCTCGATGCTCTCGTGCCGGAAATCCGTTACCGCGTCGCCCCCGTGCTCAGCGCCGTTGCCGCCACGGCCCCTCTAAGTGCTGATCAAGCCTCCCGCATCCTGCCCGGAGAAGAGGCCGTCGCGGACTCGAATACCGCACTCAACTATTTCCGGAGGACCGTCGATAATCGCCTGCTGTTCGGCGGACTCGCCAGTTATTCCGGCCGGCCCATAACGAATGCGGCGGATGCCCTGCGCCGGTGTATGGCCAAGGTCTATCCGGAACTGAGCGATGTTGTGATCGACCATGCCTGGTCCGGGAAAATCGCCATCACCACCGGCCGGATGCCTGATTTCGGACGGATCGGCAGCAATATCTACTACGCGCAGGGTTTCTCCGGGCACGGTCTGGCCCTGACCGGTTTTGCCGGCAAGATCATCGCAGAAGCCGTGGCGGGCGACGCCGGGCGACTCGATATGTTCGCCCGGCTGCCCAACCTGCGCTTCCCCGGAGGCCCTGCCCGGACAGCCCTGCTTGCCCTCGGCATGGCCTGGTTCAAGATGCGGGACCTGCTCGGCCTGTCGAAATAG
- the ald gene encoding alanine dehydrogenase, with product MLIGVPREIKSDENRVGLIPSSVRELVHHGHKVLVETHAGYGIGLDDDRYIAAGAEIAGTADEVFSKADMIVKVKEPQAAECKMLREGQILFTYLHLAPDLAQTKGLIDSGAIAIAYETVTSARGGLPLLAPMSEVAGRMAIQAGAHCLEKAQGGSGTLLGGVPGVPAGNVVVIGGGVVGTNAARMAMGLEAKVTVIDRSLERLYELDLQFGPMLNTIYSTVDAIEEHVMAADLVVGAVLVPGAAAPKLVTDALVAKMQRGSVLVDVAIDQGGCFETSRATTHREPTYMVHDVVHYCVANMPGGVARTSTFALNNATLPFVLALADKGHRQALADDLHLMQGLNVHRGEITYKAVADSHGMVFKTPQEALGL from the coding sequence ATGCTGATTGGCGTGCCCAGAGAAATAAAGTCGGATGAAAACCGGGTCGGACTGATCCCGTCCAGCGTCCGGGAGCTGGTTCATCATGGTCATAAGGTCCTTGTCGAGACCCATGCCGGCTATGGCATCGGTCTCGATGATGACCGGTATATCGCCGCCGGTGCCGAAATCGCGGGAACTGCGGATGAGGTGTTCTCCAAGGCGGACATGATCGTCAAGGTGAAGGAGCCGCAGGCGGCGGAATGCAAGATGCTGCGTGAGGGACAGATCCTTTTCACGTATCTGCATCTGGCGCCGGATCTGGCCCAGACCAAAGGCCTGATCGACAGCGGTGCTATTGCAATCGCTTATGAGACCGTCACCAGTGCCCGCGGCGGCCTGCCTCTGTTGGCGCCGATGAGCGAAGTCGCGGGGCGGATGGCGATACAAGCCGGCGCCCATTGCCTTGAGAAGGCGCAAGGCGGCAGCGGAACCCTGCTTGGCGGTGTGCCGGGTGTTCCGGCGGGGAATGTCGTTGTCATCGGAGGCGGTGTGGTCGGCACCAACGCGGCGCGTATGGCGATGGGGCTGGAAGCCAAGGTGACGGTCATCGACCGCAGCCTTGAGCGGCTTTATGAACTCGACCTCCAGTTCGGGCCGATGCTGAACACGATCTATTCGACGGTGGATGCGATCGAAGAGCATGTGATGGCCGCGGATCTGGTGGTCGGTGCCGTATTGGTCCCGGGGGCTGCCGCGCCGAAACTGGTAACGGATGCGCTGGTCGCCAAAATGCAGCGTGGCTCCGTCCTTGTTGATGTCGCGATTGATCAGGGTGGCTGCTTCGAGACCTCTCGCGCGACGACCCACCGGGAGCCGACCTACATGGTTCATGATGTGGTTCATTATTGCGTCGCGAACATGCCTGGCGGCGTTGCGCGGACATCGACCTTTGCGCTGAACAACGCCACGCTGCCGTTCGTTCTCGCTCTTGCTGACAAGGGACACCGCCAGGCACTTGCCGATGACCTTCATCTGATGCAGGGGCTGAACGTTCACCGCGGCGAGATAACCTACAAGGCAGTAGCGGACTCGCACGGTATGGTTTTCAAGACGCCGCAGGAGGCGCTGGGATTGTAG